Proteins encoded within one genomic window of Gambusia affinis linkage group LG09, SWU_Gaff_1.0, whole genome shotgun sequence:
- the pcdh10b gene encoding protocadherin-10b isoform X1, whose product MYLFLFYPSALVFPVMIVVLIALCFTDGALSQIRYSVPEEAEHGTLVGNIAEDLGLDLTKLASRRFQVVPSSRTPYLEVNLENGVLFVNEKIDREQICKQSASCQLNMEVFLENPLELFRVEIEVVDINDNPPSFPETDITVEISESATPGTRFPLESAFDPDVGSNALRTYDITTNNYFYLDVQTQTDGNKFAELVLEKPLDREQQAAHRYVLTAVDGGQPPRTGTALLVVKVLDSNDNVPVFEQPVYTVSLSENVPVGTLVIQLNATDLDEGLNGEIVYSFSNHISSRVKELFGIDPRTGRIEVRGEVDFEESSLYQIFVQAKDLGPNAVPAHCKVLVKVADVNDNAPEITFSTVTESVSEKAAPGTVIALLSVTDRDAEENGQIHVEILGDVPFKLKSSFRNYFTIVTDGLLNREQADSYSVTVVARDKGTPSLASSKSIRVQVSDENDNAPTFTQSVYDVYVTENNVPGAYIHAVTALDPDVGQNALITYSILECDIQGMSVKTYVSINEETGYLYALRSFDYEQLKDFTFMVRAKDSGDPELSSNATVKVIIVDQNDNAPLVLAPLGKNGTAKEPLPRSAEPGYLVTRVVAMDADDGENARLSYSIQRGNDNGMFRMDWRTGELRTARRVSAKRDPHQQYDLVIEVRDHGQPPLSSSASILVMLVDSMAEGRGVGDKVGTSKAKDGALDLTLILIIALGSVSFIFLLVMIVLAVRCQKDKKLNIYTCLTSECCLGCSSCCSRQGRSRKKKLSKADIMLVQSTVNVSGPGTAQVPVEESGSFGSHHQNQNYCYQVCLTPESAKTDLMFLKPCSPSRSTDTDHNPCGAIGSGYTDQQPDIISNGSILSNETKHQRTELSYLVERPRRVNSSAFQEADLVSSKDSGHGDSEQGDSDHDATNRGHSSGADLFSNCTEECKALGHSDRCWMPSFVPSDGRQGLDYRSNLHVPGMDSVPDTERGRGFASSFRVDIPETA is encoded by the exons atgtatttatttcttttttacccaAGTGCACTTGTTTTTCCGGTCATGATTGTGGTTTTGATAGCTCTGTGTTTTACGGATGGAGCGCTCTCTCAGATCCGCTACTCTGTCCCGGAGGAGGCAGAGCATGGCACGCTGGTGGGGAACATCGCTGAAGACCTGGGGCTGGACCTTACCAAACTGGCCTCCCGGCGATTCCAGGTAGTGCCTAGTTCCAGAACGCCATATCTAGAAGTGAACCTTGAGAACGGCGTCCTGTTCGTTAACGAGAAAATTGATAGGGAGCAAATCTGCAAGCAGAGTGCCAGCTGCCAGCTTAACATGGAGGTGTTCTTGGAGAACCCACTGGAGCTGTTCAGGGTCGAAATCGAAGTGGTGGACATTAACGACAACCCACCGAGCTTCCCGGAGACAGACATCACGGTGGAAATCTCAGAGAGCGCAACCCCTGGCACCCGGTTCCCTTTGGAGAGTGCGTTCGACCCGGACGTGGGCTCCAACGCGTTGCGCACATATGATATCACAACCAACAATTACTTTTACCTGGACGTGCAGACCCAAACCGACGGAAATAAATTTGCAGAACTTGTCCTGGAGAAGCCTCTGGACAGGGAGCAGCAGGCGGCGCACAGGTACGTGCTCACTGCAGTGGACGGCGGACAGCCTCCTCGGACCGGCACCGCGCTGCTGGTAGTCAAAGTGTTGGACTCTAACGATAATGTGCCCGTGTTTGAGCAGCCCGTCTACACGGTGAGTCTTTCGGAGAACGTACCTGTGGGCACGCTGGTCATCCAGCTGAACGCCACCGACCTAGATGAGGGACTGAACGGGGAAATAGTTTACTCCTTCAGCAACCACATCTCCAGTCGTGTTAAGGAGCTGTTCGGCATAGACCCGCGGACCGGGCGCATCGAAGTCCGTGGAGAGGTGGATTTTGAAGAGAGCAGCCTCTATCAGATCTTTGTCCAGGCTAAGGACCTCGGGCCAAACGCCGTGCCGGCGCACTGTAAAGTGTTGGTCAAAGTGGCGGACGTAAACGACAACGCACCGGAAATCACCTTCAGCACTGTCACGGAGTCAGTGAGTGAAAAAGCCGCTCCCGGTACCGTCATTGCCCTGTTAAGTGTGACGGACCGTGACGCAGAGGAGAACGGACAGATCCACGTGGAAATCCTGGGCGATGTACCGTTCAAATTAAAGTCCTCTTTCAGGAATTACTTCACCATAGTGACTGATGGGCTCCTGAATCGGGAGCAGGCAGACTCCTACTCCGTGACCGTGGTGGCGCGGGATAAAGGAACTCCTTCGCTCGCCTCTAGTAAGTCCATCCGTGTCCAGGTGTCAGATGAAAACGACAATGCGCCCACTTTCACTCAATCCGTTTATGATGTATATGTGACAGAGAACAATGTACCAGGAGCGTACATCCACGCTGTGACGGCCCTGGACCCTGATGTAGGGCAGAACGCTCTCATTACTTACTCCATCTTAGAGTGTGACATTCAGGGCATGTCAGTTAAAACCTATGTGTCTATCAACGAGGAGACAGGATACCTTTACGCTCTCAGGTCTTTTGATTATGAACAGCTAAAAGATTTCACCTTTATGGTCAGGGCCAAGGACTCCGGTGACCCTGAGCTTTCCTCTAATGCAACTGTCAAAGTCATAATTGTTGATCAGAATGATAATGCGCCCCTGGTACTCGCTCCCCTGGGGAAAAATGGGACTGCGAAGGAACCCCTTCCCCGCTCAGCTGAGCCAGGATACCTGGTGACCCGTGTTGTGGCCATGGATGCAGATGATGGTGAGAATGCCCGCCTGTCCTACAGCATTCAGAGAGGTAACGACAACGGGATGTTTAGGATGGACTGGAGGACTGGTGAACTCAGGACAGCAAGGCGAGTGTCAGCTAAGCGAGACCCCCACCAGCAGTATGACCTGGTGATTGAGGTGAGAGACCATGGCCAGCCTCCGTTGTCCTCCAGTGCCAGCATACTGGTGATGTTGGTAGACAGCATGGCTGAAGGCCGGGGTGTGGGAGACAAAGTGGGCACCAGCAAGGCCAAAGATGGTGCTTTGGACCTCACCCTCATCCTAATCATTGCCCTCGGTTCTGTgtccttcatcttcctccttgTGATGATTGTGCTGGCAGTGCGCTGCCAGAAGGACAAAAAGCTCAACATTTATACCTGCCTAACTAGTGAATGCTGTCTTGGATGCAGCTCCTGCTGCTCACGGCAGGGTAGATCCCGCAAGAAAAAGCTCAGCAAGGCGGACATAATGCTTGTGCAAAGCACTGTTAATGTCAGCGGGCCTGGAACGGCTCAAGTCCCTGTGGAGGAGTCTGGGAGCTTCGGCTCCCACCATCAAAACCAGAACTATTGCTATCAGGTATGTCTGACTCCAGAGTCTGCCAAAACTGACCTCATGTTCCTAAAGCCGTGTAGTCCATCTAGGAGCACAGACACCGATCACAACCCGTGTGGTGCCATAGGGTCAGGGTACACAGACCAGCAGCCTGACATCATATCAAACGGCAGCATTTTATCAAACGAG ACTAAACACCAGCGCACTGAACTCAGCTACCTGGTGGAGAGGCCGAGGCGTGTCAACAG CTCAGCATTCCAGGAGGCAGATCTGGTCAGCTCTAAAGACAGTGGCCACGGAGATAGCGAGCAAGGAGACAGTGACCACGATGCCACAAATCGAGGACATTCTTCTG
- the pcdh10b gene encoding protocadherin-10b isoform X2, with protein sequence MYLFLFYPSALVFPVMIVVLIALCFTDGALSQIRYSVPEEAEHGTLVGNIAEDLGLDLTKLASRRFQVVPSSRTPYLEVNLENGVLFVNEKIDREQICKQSASCQLNMEVFLENPLELFRVEIEVVDINDNPPSFPETDITVEISESATPGTRFPLESAFDPDVGSNALRTYDITTNNYFYLDVQTQTDGNKFAELVLEKPLDREQQAAHRYVLTAVDGGQPPRTGTALLVVKVLDSNDNVPVFEQPVYTVSLSENVPVGTLVIQLNATDLDEGLNGEIVYSFSNHISSRVKELFGIDPRTGRIEVRGEVDFEESSLYQIFVQAKDLGPNAVPAHCKVLVKVADVNDNAPEITFSTVTESVSEKAAPGTVIALLSVTDRDAEENGQIHVEILGDVPFKLKSSFRNYFTIVTDGLLNREQADSYSVTVVARDKGTPSLASSKSIRVQVSDENDNAPTFTQSVYDVYVTENNVPGAYIHAVTALDPDVGQNALITYSILECDIQGMSVKTYVSINEETGYLYALRSFDYEQLKDFTFMVRAKDSGDPELSSNATVKVIIVDQNDNAPLVLAPLGKNGTAKEPLPRSAEPGYLVTRVVAMDADDGENARLSYSIQRGNDNGMFRMDWRTGELRTARRVSAKRDPHQQYDLVIEVRDHGQPPLSSSASILVMLVDSMAEGRGVGDKVGTSKAKDGALDLTLILIIALGSVSFIFLLVMIVLAVRCQKDKKLNIYTCLTSECCLGCSSCCSRQGRSRKKKLSKADIMLVQSTVNVSGPGTAQVPVEESGSFGSHHQNQNYCYQTKHQRTELSYLVERPRRVNSSAFQEADLVSSKDSGHGDSEQGDSDHDATNRGHSSGADLFSNCTEECKALGHSDRCWMPSFVPSDGRQGLDYRSNLHVPGMDSVPDTERGRGFASSFRVDIPETA encoded by the exons atgtatttatttcttttttacccaAGTGCACTTGTTTTTCCGGTCATGATTGTGGTTTTGATAGCTCTGTGTTTTACGGATGGAGCGCTCTCTCAGATCCGCTACTCTGTCCCGGAGGAGGCAGAGCATGGCACGCTGGTGGGGAACATCGCTGAAGACCTGGGGCTGGACCTTACCAAACTGGCCTCCCGGCGATTCCAGGTAGTGCCTAGTTCCAGAACGCCATATCTAGAAGTGAACCTTGAGAACGGCGTCCTGTTCGTTAACGAGAAAATTGATAGGGAGCAAATCTGCAAGCAGAGTGCCAGCTGCCAGCTTAACATGGAGGTGTTCTTGGAGAACCCACTGGAGCTGTTCAGGGTCGAAATCGAAGTGGTGGACATTAACGACAACCCACCGAGCTTCCCGGAGACAGACATCACGGTGGAAATCTCAGAGAGCGCAACCCCTGGCACCCGGTTCCCTTTGGAGAGTGCGTTCGACCCGGACGTGGGCTCCAACGCGTTGCGCACATATGATATCACAACCAACAATTACTTTTACCTGGACGTGCAGACCCAAACCGACGGAAATAAATTTGCAGAACTTGTCCTGGAGAAGCCTCTGGACAGGGAGCAGCAGGCGGCGCACAGGTACGTGCTCACTGCAGTGGACGGCGGACAGCCTCCTCGGACCGGCACCGCGCTGCTGGTAGTCAAAGTGTTGGACTCTAACGATAATGTGCCCGTGTTTGAGCAGCCCGTCTACACGGTGAGTCTTTCGGAGAACGTACCTGTGGGCACGCTGGTCATCCAGCTGAACGCCACCGACCTAGATGAGGGACTGAACGGGGAAATAGTTTACTCCTTCAGCAACCACATCTCCAGTCGTGTTAAGGAGCTGTTCGGCATAGACCCGCGGACCGGGCGCATCGAAGTCCGTGGAGAGGTGGATTTTGAAGAGAGCAGCCTCTATCAGATCTTTGTCCAGGCTAAGGACCTCGGGCCAAACGCCGTGCCGGCGCACTGTAAAGTGTTGGTCAAAGTGGCGGACGTAAACGACAACGCACCGGAAATCACCTTCAGCACTGTCACGGAGTCAGTGAGTGAAAAAGCCGCTCCCGGTACCGTCATTGCCCTGTTAAGTGTGACGGACCGTGACGCAGAGGAGAACGGACAGATCCACGTGGAAATCCTGGGCGATGTACCGTTCAAATTAAAGTCCTCTTTCAGGAATTACTTCACCATAGTGACTGATGGGCTCCTGAATCGGGAGCAGGCAGACTCCTACTCCGTGACCGTGGTGGCGCGGGATAAAGGAACTCCTTCGCTCGCCTCTAGTAAGTCCATCCGTGTCCAGGTGTCAGATGAAAACGACAATGCGCCCACTTTCACTCAATCCGTTTATGATGTATATGTGACAGAGAACAATGTACCAGGAGCGTACATCCACGCTGTGACGGCCCTGGACCCTGATGTAGGGCAGAACGCTCTCATTACTTACTCCATCTTAGAGTGTGACATTCAGGGCATGTCAGTTAAAACCTATGTGTCTATCAACGAGGAGACAGGATACCTTTACGCTCTCAGGTCTTTTGATTATGAACAGCTAAAAGATTTCACCTTTATGGTCAGGGCCAAGGACTCCGGTGACCCTGAGCTTTCCTCTAATGCAACTGTCAAAGTCATAATTGTTGATCAGAATGATAATGCGCCCCTGGTACTCGCTCCCCTGGGGAAAAATGGGACTGCGAAGGAACCCCTTCCCCGCTCAGCTGAGCCAGGATACCTGGTGACCCGTGTTGTGGCCATGGATGCAGATGATGGTGAGAATGCCCGCCTGTCCTACAGCATTCAGAGAGGTAACGACAACGGGATGTTTAGGATGGACTGGAGGACTGGTGAACTCAGGACAGCAAGGCGAGTGTCAGCTAAGCGAGACCCCCACCAGCAGTATGACCTGGTGATTGAGGTGAGAGACCATGGCCAGCCTCCGTTGTCCTCCAGTGCCAGCATACTGGTGATGTTGGTAGACAGCATGGCTGAAGGCCGGGGTGTGGGAGACAAAGTGGGCACCAGCAAGGCCAAAGATGGTGCTTTGGACCTCACCCTCATCCTAATCATTGCCCTCGGTTCTGTgtccttcatcttcctccttgTGATGATTGTGCTGGCAGTGCGCTGCCAGAAGGACAAAAAGCTCAACATTTATACCTGCCTAACTAGTGAATGCTGTCTTGGATGCAGCTCCTGCTGCTCACGGCAGGGTAGATCCCGCAAGAAAAAGCTCAGCAAGGCGGACATAATGCTTGTGCAAAGCACTGTTAATGTCAGCGGGCCTGGAACGGCTCAAGTCCCTGTGGAGGAGTCTGGGAGCTTCGGCTCCCACCATCAAAACCAGAACTATTGCTATCAG ACTAAACACCAGCGCACTGAACTCAGCTACCTGGTGGAGAGGCCGAGGCGTGTCAACAG CTCAGCATTCCAGGAGGCAGATCTGGTCAGCTCTAAAGACAGTGGCCACGGAGATAGCGAGCAAGGAGACAGTGACCACGATGCCACAAATCGAGGACATTCTTCTG